One stretch of Lysobacter sp. KIS68-7 DNA includes these proteins:
- a CDS encoding Na/Pi symporter, which produces MLGGVGLFLLGMSVMTGGLKSLAGSKLRETLQKMAATPLSGAFWGAFVTLIVQSSSATTMTTIGLVSAGLLTFAQGLGLVFGANVGTTGTGWLIALIGVRVSLTSAALPLIFVGALLKLLGRGRLSAAGAALAGFALVLFGLTTLQQGMGGLAEQLHPADLPAVSGVGAWSGLWGVLALVGLGLAMTAVMQSSTAAIAVTLSAHFAGAVGLDQACALIIGQNIGTATSSALAAIGASATAKRLALAYVLFKLVAAAIALALFPVTTPLLVRASGSIDGVTLLAAYHTAYNVVGVAVLLPLIDRFTRFVERLLPERRSPLTRCLDPAALTTSFAAEEAVRRTVARALAAICGSLGKDAVLAAQAGDALRQAWRFMSEASGPPESEAEQAQLTRTLHALDEATRLVEVAGEQGEFRAASSEPDDVRAAELCAEAMRNAVLIADDVVALPGAGHRGATESALADLERCATLLRDHQQAHRGAILASVARGAVGADEAAARVETARRLSDITRHAWLCAANLVEIRTSRSDPESRSRRS; this is translated from the coding sequence GGTCGAAGCTGCGCGAAACATTGCAGAAGATGGCGGCGACGCCGTTGTCGGGCGCCTTCTGGGGCGCATTCGTCACGCTGATCGTGCAGTCGTCGAGTGCCACGACGATGACGACCATCGGACTGGTGAGCGCGGGGTTGCTCACCTTCGCCCAGGGTCTCGGACTGGTGTTCGGTGCGAACGTCGGCACGACCGGGACAGGTTGGCTCATCGCACTCATCGGTGTGCGCGTTTCGCTCACGAGTGCCGCGCTGCCCCTGATCTTCGTCGGCGCATTGCTCAAGTTGTTGGGCCGAGGTCGACTGTCCGCCGCGGGCGCGGCGCTAGCCGGGTTTGCGCTCGTGCTGTTCGGGCTGACGACGCTGCAGCAGGGCATGGGCGGACTCGCCGAGCAACTGCATCCGGCCGACCTCCCCGCGGTGTCCGGCGTCGGCGCGTGGTCGGGCTTGTGGGGCGTGCTCGCCCTGGTCGGGCTCGGCTTGGCGATGACGGCGGTGATGCAATCGTCCACCGCCGCCATTGCCGTCACCTTGTCTGCGCACTTCGCGGGCGCCGTCGGATTGGACCAGGCGTGCGCGCTCATCATCGGGCAGAACATCGGCACCGCGACGAGTTCCGCGTTGGCGGCGATCGGCGCCAGCGCCACGGCGAAGCGATTGGCCTTGGCCTACGTGCTGTTCAAGCTTGTGGCCGCCGCAATCGCGCTGGCGCTCTTTCCCGTGACCACGCCCCTGCTCGTCCGCGCCTCCGGATCAATCGACGGCGTCACCCTGCTCGCGGCGTATCACACCGCTTACAACGTCGTCGGCGTTGCGGTCCTGCTGCCGCTGATCGACAGGTTCACGCGATTCGTCGAACGCCTCCTGCCGGAACGTCGGTCGCCGCTGACGCGCTGCCTCGACCCCGCCGCGCTGACGACCTCGTTCGCGGCCGAAGAAGCGGTTCGGCGCACGGTGGCACGCGCGCTCGCAGCCATCTGCGGATCGCTCGGCAAGGATGCTGTGCTGGCGGCGCAGGCGGGCGACGCGTTGCGCCAGGCGTGGCGGTTCATGTCGGAAGCCAGCGGCCCGCCGGAGTCCGAAGCGGAGCAGGCGCAACTCACGCGTACGCTGCATGCGTTGGATGAGGCGACGCGTCTGGTCGAGGTCGCGGGCGAGCAAGGCGAATTCCGGGCGGCGTCCAGTGAACCCGACGACGTGCGCGCGGCGGAGTTGTGCGCGGAGGCGATGCGAAACGCGGTCCTGATTGCCGATGACGTGGTCGCGCTTCCAGGTGCGGGCCATCGCGGCGCGACGGAGTCCGCGCTCGCCGATCTCGAGCGTTGCGCCACGTTGCTACGCGACCATCAGCAGGCCCACCGCGGGGCCATCCTCGCTTCGGTCGCGCGTGGCGCGGTGGGTGCAGACGAGGCGGCGGCGCGGGTCGAAACCGCACGACGCCTTTCGGACATCACGCGACACGCGTGGCTTTGTGCGGCCAATCTCGTCGAGATCAGGACTTCTCGGTCAGACCCCGAAAGCCGTAGCCGACGCTCATAA